One window of the Amycolatopsis mediterranei genome contains the following:
- a CDS encoding putative quinol monooxygenase — protein MIIIAGWLAVAPEKREDYLAGCAEAVRLAREAPGCLEYALGADLLDPGRVTVYERWESDEDLERFRGSGPSDEQAAQILDASVARYRISAVEAP, from the coding sequence GTGATCATCATCGCCGGCTGGCTCGCCGTCGCTCCCGAAAAGCGTGAGGACTACCTGGCGGGGTGCGCCGAAGCCGTCCGGCTCGCGCGGGAGGCGCCGGGCTGCCTCGAGTACGCGCTGGGCGCCGACCTGCTCGACCCCGGCCGGGTCACGGTGTACGAGCGCTGGGAGTCCGACGAAGACCTGGAGCGTTTCCGCGGCTCCGGGCCTTCGGACGAGCAGGCGGCGCAGATCCTCGACGCCTCGGTGGCGCGCTACCGGATCTCGGCGGTCGAGGCGCCGTGA
- a CDS encoding DegV family protein, which translates to MSVAVVTDSTAHLPEGFAERHAVRVVPLHVLVDGVVSLDGVETGPAAVAEAMKQRKIVTTSRPTPTEFVKEYQAAFADGADAIVSVHLSRELSGTWEAAVLAAQEVGPDRVRVVDSRTTAMGLGFAALHAASAASAGASAADVEAAAVTAAGCSSTLFVVETLDHLRRGGRIGPAAALLGTALAVKPVLHMSEGRILPLEKVRTMNRAIARLVELAAQAAAEDDVELAVHHLASPERAVELANRLEEAVPRSAGCVVSELGAVIGAHTGPGVLGVVVQRTVLPRS; encoded by the coding sequence GTGTCGGTCGCCGTAGTCACGGATTCCACCGCCCACCTGCCGGAGGGCTTCGCCGAACGGCACGCGGTCCGGGTGGTGCCCCTGCACGTCCTGGTCGACGGCGTGGTTTCCCTCGACGGCGTCGAGACCGGACCGGCGGCCGTCGCGGAGGCCATGAAGCAGCGGAAGATCGTCACGACGTCGCGGCCGACGCCCACCGAGTTCGTCAAGGAGTACCAGGCGGCGTTCGCCGACGGCGCCGACGCGATCGTGTCGGTGCACCTGTCACGCGAGCTGTCGGGCACCTGGGAAGCGGCGGTGCTCGCGGCGCAGGAGGTGGGGCCGGACCGGGTCCGCGTCGTCGACTCGCGGACCACCGCGATGGGCCTCGGGTTCGCCGCACTGCACGCCGCTTCGGCCGCCTCCGCCGGAGCTTCGGCGGCCGACGTCGAGGCCGCCGCGGTGACGGCGGCCGGCTGCTCGTCGACGTTGTTCGTCGTGGAAACCCTGGACCACCTGCGCCGCGGCGGCCGGATCGGCCCGGCGGCGGCGCTGCTGGGCACGGCGCTGGCGGTGAAGCCGGTGCTGCACATGTCCGAGGGCCGGATCCTGCCGCTGGAGAAGGTCCGCACGATGAACCGGGCGATCGCGCGCCTGGTCGAGCTCGCGGCCCAGGCGGCGGCCGAGGACGACGTCGAGCTCGCCGTCCACCACCTCGCGTCGCCGGAGCGGGCGGTCGAGCTGGCGAACCGGCTCGAGGAGGCCGTGCCGCGCTCGGCGGGCTGCGTGGTTTCCGAGCTGGGGGCGGTGATCGGGGCGCACACGGGTCCCGGCGTGCTGGGGGTCGTCGTCCAGCGGACGGTCTTGCCCCGAAGCTAG
- the octT gene encoding diglucosylglycerate octanoyltransferase, with protein MGPRLLVFGDSLSFHGPEGPCAADEPRLWPNVAAAALGGTADLVAGIGWNARDAWWSLTGDPRVWADLHHVDAVVFAIGSMDTLPSPLPTYLRTGLRYLRPDPVRRVVRKAYLAAQPRLAVALRGRPTVLPAKLTVQYLDTAVGALRVLRPELPIFGWLPSVHRAAAYGGVHTARPAAAAAMAAWSSRAGVPLLDLEAVVGEHVLSGAGNPDGMHWGWPGHAAVGAAMSVLLAPVLAPGHVG; from the coding sequence ATGGGGCCGCGCCTGCTGGTGTTCGGCGATTCGCTGAGCTTTCACGGTCCCGAAGGACCTTGCGCCGCCGACGAACCGCGGCTGTGGCCCAATGTGGCCGCTGCCGCGTTGGGCGGCACCGCCGACCTGGTCGCGGGCATCGGCTGGAACGCACGGGACGCCTGGTGGTCGCTGACCGGCGACCCGCGGGTCTGGGCCGACCTGCACCACGTCGACGCGGTCGTGTTCGCGATCGGCAGCATGGACACGCTGCCCTCGCCGTTGCCCACCTACCTGCGCACCGGCCTGCGGTACCTGCGGCCCGACCCGGTGCGGCGCGTCGTGCGCAAGGCCTATCTCGCCGCGCAGCCGCGGTTGGCGGTGGCGCTGCGCGGCCGGCCCACGGTGCTGCCGGCCAAACTCACCGTGCAGTACCTCGACACGGCCGTGGGCGCACTGCGCGTCCTGCGGCCCGAGCTGCCGATCTTCGGCTGGCTGCCGTCGGTCCACCGCGCGGCGGCCTACGGCGGCGTGCACACCGCGCGCCCGGCCGCGGCGGCGGCGATGGCGGCCTGGAGCTCGCGAGCGGGAGTTCCGTTGCTGGACCTCGAAGCCGTCGTCGGGGAGCACGTGCTCAGCGGCGCGGGCAATCCGGACGGCATGCACTGGGGCTGGCCGGGGCACGCCGCGGTGGGCGCGGCGATGTCCGTGTTGCTGGCGCCGGTGCTGGCCCCCGGCCACGTAGGCTGA
- a CDS encoding histidine phosphatase family protein, which produces MSPRRLVLWRHGETDYNAAGRMQGHLDSALTPRGWNQARFAVPALARFSPDLVIASDLRRATDTATVLTDAIGVPLRIDKRLRETHLGEWQGLTGEQVDQAYPGERDRWRTDATWAPPGGESRVDVADRAGEVVTDLQQANSDAGDTVLLAAHGGLIIALTARLLDLPVVAWPSLGGISNCHWVELGRRDGKWRLHAYNAGMHG; this is translated from the coding sequence GTGAGCCCGCGGCGGCTGGTGCTCTGGCGTCACGGCGAGACGGACTACAACGCCGCCGGGCGGATGCAGGGTCACCTCGACTCGGCGCTGACCCCGCGCGGCTGGAACCAGGCCCGGTTCGCGGTGCCCGCACTGGCCCGCTTCTCCCCGGACCTCGTCATCGCCTCCGACCTGCGCCGGGCCACCGACACCGCCACCGTGCTCACCGACGCCATCGGCGTCCCGCTGCGGATCGACAAGCGGCTGCGGGAGACGCACCTTGGCGAATGGCAGGGGCTCACCGGCGAGCAGGTCGACCAGGCCTACCCCGGTGAACGCGACCGCTGGCGCACCGACGCGACCTGGGCCCCGCCGGGCGGCGAGAGCCGGGTCGACGTCGCCGACCGCGCGGGGGAAGTCGTCACGGACCTGCAGCAGGCCAACTCCGACGCGGGTGACACCGTGCTGCTGGCCGCGCACGGCGGCCTGATCATCGCGCTGACCGCGCGGCTGCTGGACCTGCCGGTCGTGGCCTGGCCGTCGCTCGGCGGGATCTCGAACTGCCACTGGGTCGAGCTGGGCCGCCGCGACGGGAAGTGGCGGCTGCACGCCTACAACGCGGGGATGCACGGCTAG
- a CDS encoding TetR/AcrR family transcriptional regulator has product MTDQSRPGRKRSEQSRLAILAATLELVAEAGYGTLTIEGIAARSGVGKQTIYRWWPSKADVLLDALATKADLQIPVPDEGSFRANLARFLGSTFELGGKSPVADTLRALMAQAQIDPEFGNRFREDFLFRRRDALGTLVDRARERGELPAGVRPGTVLDVVFGTLWYRLLATREPVDGGLADELVALLADHGASTAEIR; this is encoded by the coding sequence ATGACCGACCAGTCCCGCCCCGGCCGCAAGCGCAGCGAACAGAGCCGGCTGGCGATCCTCGCCGCCACGCTCGAACTGGTCGCGGAGGCCGGCTACGGCACACTGACCATCGAAGGCATCGCCGCGCGCTCGGGCGTCGGCAAGCAGACGATCTACCGCTGGTGGCCGTCGAAGGCCGACGTCCTGCTCGACGCGCTCGCGACGAAGGCGGACCTGCAGATCCCGGTCCCGGACGAGGGCTCTTTCCGCGCCAACCTGGCCCGGTTCCTGGGCAGCACCTTCGAGCTGGGCGGGAAGTCCCCGGTCGCTGACACGCTCCGGGCGCTGATGGCCCAGGCGCAGATCGACCCGGAGTTCGGCAACCGCTTCCGCGAAGACTTCCTGTTCCGCCGCCGCGACGCACTCGGCACGCTCGTCGACCGCGCCCGCGAGCGCGGCGAACTTCCGGCCGGCGTGCGGCCCGGCACGGTGCTCGACGTCGTGTTCGGGACGCTCTGGTACCGGCTCCTCGCGACGCGCGAACCGGTCGACGGCGGCCTGGCCGACGAACTAGTGGCGCTGCTCGCGGATCACGGCGCCTCGACCGCCGAGATCCGGTAG
- the rsfS gene encoding ribosome silencing factor: MAATSEARELAVAAAHAAADKKASDVVVLDVSEQLVITDAFVIASASNERLVGAIVDNVEEKLRESGHKPVRREGAREGRWVLLDYVDVVVHVQHVEERTFYGLERLWKDCPRIEVAGLEEPPADEDPDVP; this comes from the coding sequence GTGGCAGCCACGTCCGAGGCTCGAGAGCTGGCCGTAGCGGCCGCCCACGCGGCGGCGGACAAGAAGGCCAGCGACGTCGTCGTGCTGGACGTGTCCGAGCAGCTCGTCATCACCGACGCCTTCGTCATCGCCTCCGCGTCCAACGAGCGCCTGGTCGGCGCGATCGTGGACAACGTCGAGGAAAAACTGCGCGAGAGCGGGCACAAGCCGGTCCGCCGCGAAGGCGCCCGCGAAGGGCGCTGGGTCCTGCTCGACTACGTCGACGTCGTCGTGCACGTCCAGCACGTCGAAGAGCGCACGTTCTACGGCCTCGAGCGGCTCTGGAAGGACTGCCCGCGCATCGAGGTGGCCGGTCTCGAGGAGCCACCCGCCGACGAGGACCCGGACGTCCCGTGA
- a CDS encoding PPOX class F420-dependent oxidoreductase, with translation MELPGDLLALLREPSLCFLSTLMPDGSPQLTQTWVDTDGTHVLVNTVLGHQKQRNIARDPRVALNVADHARPSRYFAIRGQVIDTTEDGAVEHIEKLSQRYLGGPYPWWGGRDQTRLLLTIKADRITS, from the coding sequence GTGGAACTACCCGGCGATCTGCTCGCTCTGCTGCGCGAGCCCAGCCTCTGCTTCCTGTCGACGCTGATGCCCGACGGCTCGCCGCAGCTCACCCAGACCTGGGTGGACACCGACGGGACGCACGTCCTCGTCAACACCGTGCTGGGTCACCAGAAGCAGCGCAACATCGCGCGTGACCCCCGGGTGGCGCTCAACGTCGCCGACCACGCCCGGCCGTCGCGCTACTTCGCGATCCGCGGGCAGGTCATCGATACGACCGAAGACGGCGCGGTCGAGCACATCGAGAAGCTGTCGCAGCGCTACCTCGGCGGCCCGTACCCGTGGTGGGGCGGCCGCGACCAGACGCGGCTGCTGCTCACGATCAAGGCGGATCGGATCACGTCGTGA
- the argS gene encoding arginine--tRNA ligase yields the protein MQQTADVTEELARRVVTAAGRALDVALMPEQALVQASPRDGVDYQANLAMSLGKQLGRPPREVAGLIAGALELDGIADPPEVSGPGFLNFSLRTEWLEARTGALLGDPRLGVPETTEPRRIALDYSSPNVAKEMHVGHLRSSVIGDALARLLRFAGHEVLPHNHLGDWGTPFGMLIEHLLDVPAGQRAIADLDAFYREARRKFDSDEAFATRARTRVVKLQSGDEDTLAVWQELVDESTRHFNEVYALLGISLTDKDIYGESYYNPYLATVIDDLEAAGLTEVSNGAICVFPEGFSNREGDRLPLIVRKRDGGYGYAATDLATVRYWTAERGATDLLYVVGTPQAQHFAMVFATCRAAGWLTGHAEHVGFGTVLGADGKAMRTRAGETVKLADLLTEAVTQAAAVVTERSELDAAGQAEVARAVGIGAVKYADLSGDRERDYVFAWDRMLAYEGNTSVYLQYAHARTQSLLRKAGGLPEGTQVALEAPAERALALKLLRFGEALKAATSGYAPHKLCTYLYETAVAFSRFFEECPVLKASSPSLRASRLRLTTLTSHTLALGLSLLGIEAPDRL from the coding sequence GTGCAGCAGACCGCCGACGTTACCGAGGAGCTGGCGCGCCGCGTGGTGACCGCCGCCGGCCGGGCGCTGGACGTCGCACTGATGCCGGAACAAGCGCTGGTCCAGGCGTCGCCGCGCGACGGCGTCGATTACCAGGCCAACCTCGCGATGAGCCTGGGCAAGCAGCTCGGTCGTCCGCCGCGTGAGGTCGCCGGACTCATCGCCGGAGCGCTGGAGCTCGACGGGATCGCCGATCCGCCCGAAGTCTCCGGGCCGGGCTTCCTGAACTTCTCGCTGCGCACGGAATGGCTCGAAGCACGCACCGGCGCGCTGCTCGGCGATCCGCGACTCGGCGTGCCGGAAACCACCGAGCCCCGGCGGATCGCGCTCGACTACAGCAGCCCGAACGTGGCGAAGGAAATGCACGTCGGGCACCTGCGCTCGTCCGTGATCGGCGACGCGCTCGCCCGCCTGCTGCGGTTCGCCGGGCACGAAGTGCTGCCGCACAACCACCTCGGCGACTGGGGCACGCCGTTCGGCATGCTCATCGAGCACCTCCTCGACGTCCCCGCCGGGCAACGCGCGATCGCCGACCTCGACGCCTTCTACCGCGAAGCACGCCGGAAGTTCGACAGCGACGAAGCGTTCGCGACGCGGGCGCGCACCCGCGTCGTCAAGCTGCAGAGCGGCGACGAAGACACCCTCGCCGTCTGGCAGGAGCTCGTCGACGAGTCGACACGGCACTTCAACGAGGTCTACGCGCTGCTCGGGATTTCCCTGACCGACAAGGACATCTACGGCGAGAGCTACTACAACCCGTACCTCGCCACGGTCATCGACGACCTCGAGGCAGCCGGCCTCACCGAAGTCAGCAACGGCGCCATTTGCGTCTTCCCCGAGGGCTTCAGCAATCGCGAAGGCGACCGGCTGCCACTGATCGTCCGCAAGCGCGACGGCGGTTACGGGTATGCCGCCACGGACCTGGCGACCGTCCGGTACTGGACGGCCGAGCGCGGCGCCACCGACCTGCTCTACGTCGTCGGGACGCCGCAGGCGCAGCACTTCGCGATGGTGTTCGCCACCTGCCGCGCCGCGGGCTGGCTGACCGGGCACGCCGAGCACGTCGGCTTCGGCACGGTACTGGGCGCGGACGGTAAGGCCATGCGGACCCGGGCCGGCGAAACCGTCAAGCTGGCCGACCTGCTCACCGAAGCCGTGACGCAGGCCGCCGCGGTCGTCACCGAACGCAGTGAGCTCGACGCGGCCGGGCAGGCCGAAGTCGCCCGGGCGGTCGGGATCGGCGCGGTCAAGTATGCGGACCTGTCCGGCGATCGCGAGCGCGACTACGTCTTCGCCTGGGACCGGATGCTGGCCTATGAGGGCAACACATCGGTGTACCTCCAGTACGCGCACGCGCGGACACAGTCGCTCCTCAGGAAGGCGGGCGGACTACCCGAGGGCACCCAGGTGGCGCTCGAGGCGCCGGCGGAGCGTGCGTTGGCGCTGAAGCTGCTCCGGTTCGGCGAAGCACTGAAGGCGGCCACGAGCGGCTACGCACCGCACAAGCTCTGCACTTACCTCTACGAGACCGCCGTTGCTTTCTCGCGGTTCTTCGAAGAATGTCCAGTTCTGAAGGCGTCTTCGCCGTCGCTGCGCGCGTCCCGGCTGAGGTTGACTACGCTGACGTCGCACACGCTCGCGCTCGGGCTTTCCCTGCTCGGCATCGAAGCGCCCGACCGGCTCTAG
- a CDS encoding RecQ family ATP-dependent DNA helicase — MDTTSTTPALRDRAETLLRALAGDSAKLREDQWTAIEALVAQRRRALVVQRTGWGKSAVYFLATALLREQGSGPTVIVSPLLALMRNQISAAARAGIHAATMNSANPQEWDQVQAAVAAGEVDVLLVSPERLNNPDFRDNVLPKLTASTGLLVVDEAHCISDWGHDFRPDYRRLRTLLGDLPDGVPVLATTATANDRVVTDVAEQLGLGTGADTLVLRGSLDRESLRLSVCRLPTSQARLAWLAEHLAELPGSGIIYTLTVAAAHDVASLLKDRGYPVAAYTGKTDPADRQAAEDDLLGNRVKALVATSALGMGFDKPDLGFVVHLGAPSSPIAYYQQVGRAGRGVERAEVVLLPGEEDKAIWAYFGSLAFPDELRVTQVLNTLAYADRPLSTAALEPSVELSRSRLEMVLKVLDVDGAVRRVKGGWTSTGEEWQYDRGRYQRVAEARDREQEAMVGYLATGDCRMEYLRRQLDDPEATPCGRCDNCTGKYWDTSVADEVVDATRERLQRPGVEVAPRKQWPTGMSSLDVPVSGRISADDQAEPGQVLGRLTDVGWGNRLRELVGPQANDAEVPDSVFKACVQVLAGWQWAQRPVAVVAVPSSTRPQLVYSLATRLAEIGKLDFLGALDAEGPPPRQANSAQRLADLWRRMSMPADLAAVLPSGPVLLVDDVIDTGWTMTLAARLLRRAGAPAVLPFALASTA; from the coding sequence GTGGACACGACCAGCACCACCCCAGCCCTCCGCGACCGTGCCGAGACCCTCCTCCGGGCATTGGCCGGCGACTCGGCGAAGCTGCGCGAAGACCAATGGACGGCCATCGAGGCCTTGGTGGCGCAGCGGCGCCGCGCGCTGGTCGTGCAGCGCACCGGGTGGGGCAAGTCGGCGGTGTACTTCCTGGCCACGGCGTTGCTGCGCGAACAGGGCAGCGGGCCGACGGTGATCGTCTCGCCGCTGCTGGCGCTGATGCGCAACCAGATCTCGGCGGCCGCGCGAGCCGGGATCCACGCGGCGACGATGAACTCCGCGAATCCCCAGGAGTGGGACCAGGTCCAAGCGGCGGTCGCGGCCGGCGAGGTGGACGTGCTGCTGGTGAGCCCCGAACGGCTGAACAACCCGGACTTCCGCGACAACGTGCTGCCGAAGCTGACCGCGAGCACCGGGCTCCTGGTGGTCGACGAGGCGCATTGCATTTCGGACTGGGGCCACGACTTCCGGCCCGACTACCGGCGCCTGCGCACCCTGCTGGGTGATCTCCCGGACGGCGTTCCGGTGCTGGCGACCACCGCGACCGCGAACGACCGCGTGGTCACCGACGTCGCCGAGCAGCTGGGCCTCGGCACCGGCGCGGACACGCTGGTGCTGCGCGGCAGCCTCGACCGGGAAAGCCTGCGGCTGTCGGTGTGCCGGCTGCCGACGTCGCAGGCGCGGCTGGCGTGGCTCGCGGAGCACCTGGCCGAGCTGCCCGGTTCCGGGATCATCTACACGCTGACCGTCGCGGCGGCGCACGACGTCGCTTCGCTGCTGAAGGACCGCGGCTACCCGGTGGCGGCCTACACCGGCAAGACCGACCCGGCCGACCGGCAGGCGGCCGAGGACGACCTGCTCGGCAACCGCGTCAAGGCCCTGGTCGCGACGTCCGCGCTGGGCATGGGCTTCGACAAGCCGGATCTCGGGTTCGTGGTGCACCTCGGCGCGCCGTCGTCGCCGATCGCCTACTACCAGCAGGTCGGCCGCGCCGGGCGTGGCGTGGAGCGCGCCGAGGTCGTGCTGCTGCCCGGCGAGGAGGACAAGGCGATCTGGGCGTACTTCGGGTCGCTGGCCTTCCCCGACGAACTGCGGGTGACACAGGTGCTGAACACCCTCGCCTACGCCGACCGTCCACTGTCGACGGCCGCGCTCGAGCCGTCGGTCGAGCTTTCCCGGTCACGGCTGGAAATGGTGCTCAAGGTCTTGGACGTCGACGGCGCGGTCCGGCGCGTGAAGGGCGGCTGGACGAGCACGGGCGAGGAATGGCAATACGACCGCGGGCGGTACCAGCGGGTCGCGGAAGCGCGTGACCGCGAGCAGGAGGCGATGGTCGGCTACCTCGCGACCGGGGACTGCCGGATGGAATACCTGCGGCGTCAGCTCGACGACCCCGAGGCGACACCGTGCGGACGGTGCGACAACTGCACCGGGAAGTACTGGGACACGTCGGTGGCCGACGAGGTCGTCGACGCGACCCGGGAACGCCTGCAGCGGCCCGGCGTCGAGGTGGCCCCGCGGAAGCAGTGGCCCACCGGAATGTCCTCTTTGGACGTTCCGGTCTCGGGCCGGATCTCCGCCGACGACCAGGCCGAGCCGGGCCAGGTGCTCGGGCGGCTCACCGACGTCGGCTGGGGCAACCGGCTGCGGGAGCTCGTCGGGCCGCAGGCGAACGACGCCGAGGTGCCGGACTCGGTGTTCAAGGCGTGCGTGCAGGTGCTCGCCGGCTGGCAATGGGCGCAACGGCCGGTGGCGGTCGTCGCGGTGCCGTCGTCCACGCGGCCGCAACTGGTGTACAGCCTCGCGACCCGGCTGGCCGAGATCGGCAAGCTGGACTTCCTCGGCGCGCTCGATGCCGAGGGGCCACCGCCGCGCCAGGCGAACAGCGCACAGCGGCTGGCCGACCTGTGGCGGCGGATGAGCATGCCCGCGGACCTCGCGGCGGTCCTGCCGTCCGGACCGGTCCTGCTGGTGGACGACGTCATCGACACCGGCTGGACGATGACGCTCGCCGCGCGGCTGCTGCGGCGGGCCGGGGCGCCCGCGGTGCTGCCGTTCGCGTTGGCCAGCACGGCCTGA
- the nadD gene encoding nicotinate-nucleotide adenylyltransferase, giving the protein MGGTFDPVHHGHLVAASEVQSRFGLDEVIFVPTGQPWQKTDREVTRAEDRYLMTVIATASNPVFSVSRVDIDRGGQTYTVDTLRDLHAEYPEDELFFITGADALEQILTWHKADELFDFAHFIGVTRPGYRLNSHHLPSGKVSLVEVTAMAISSTGCRDRVERGEPVWYLVPDGVVRYIAKKDLYRKSD; this is encoded by the coding sequence ATGGGCGGCACTTTCGACCCCGTGCACCACGGCCACCTCGTCGCGGCCAGCGAGGTCCAGTCCCGGTTCGGGCTCGACGAGGTGATCTTCGTCCCCACCGGGCAGCCGTGGCAGAAGACCGATCGCGAAGTGACCAGGGCCGAGGACCGGTACCTGATGACCGTGATCGCGACCGCGTCCAACCCGGTCTTCTCGGTCAGCCGCGTGGACATCGACCGCGGCGGCCAGACCTACACCGTCGACACCCTGCGCGACCTGCACGCCGAATACCCCGAAGACGAGCTCTTCTTCATCACCGGCGCCGACGCGCTCGAACAGATCCTGACCTGGCACAAGGCCGACGAGCTGTTCGACTTCGCGCACTTCATCGGGGTCACGCGGCCCGGTTACCGGCTCAACTCCCACCACCTGCCCAGCGGCAAGGTGAGCCTGGTCGAGGTCACCGCGATGGCCATTTCGTCCACCGGCTGCCGTGATCGGGTCGAGCGCGGGGAGCCGGTCTGGTACCTCGTTCCCGACGGCGTCGTCCGCTACATCGCCAAGAAGGACCTGTACCGGAAGAGCGACTGA
- a CDS encoding SDR family oxidoreductase, with translation MSIALVAGGTSGIGLATARRLQRRGYDVHVTGRGKERLDDVASSDPELTGHQADGGNATAMAALAASLGTVDVLVVSLSGAEGMGPIDSLDLAMLRRAFDAKFWAHLVTIQAVLPHLAADGSITLLSAITARAAMAGTAGIGALNAAIEALVKPLAVELAPRRVNAVSPGVVDTAWWSGFPDEMREGFFAQTAASIPVRRVATADDVAEVVTLAATNQNLTGTVLEADGGARLVSLG, from the coding sequence ATGAGCATCGCTCTCGTGGCCGGCGGCACTTCGGGCATCGGCCTGGCGACCGCGCGGCGGCTGCAGCGGCGGGGATACGACGTCCACGTCACCGGGCGCGGCAAGGAACGGCTCGACGACGTCGCTTCGAGCGATCCGGAGCTGACCGGGCACCAGGCCGACGGCGGCAACGCCACGGCGATGGCCGCGCTGGCCGCGTCGCTCGGGACGGTCGACGTGCTGGTGGTGAGCCTGTCCGGCGCCGAAGGCATGGGGCCGATCGATTCGCTGGACCTCGCCATGTTGCGGCGGGCGTTCGACGCGAAGTTCTGGGCGCACCTGGTGACGATCCAGGCGGTCCTGCCGCACCTGGCGGCGGACGGGTCGATCACGCTGCTCAGCGCGATCACGGCCCGGGCGGCGATGGCCGGCACGGCCGGGATCGGCGCGCTGAACGCGGCCATCGAAGCGCTGGTCAAGCCGCTGGCGGTCGAGCTGGCGCCGAGGCGGGTGAACGCGGTGTCGCCGGGAGTGGTCGACACGGCGTGGTGGAGCGGCTTCCCGGACGAGATGCGGGAGGGGTTCTTCGCGCAGACGGCGGCTTCGATCCCGGTGCGCCGCGTCGCGACGGCGGACGACGTGGCGGAGGTGGTGACGCTGGCGGCGACGAACCAGAACCTGACCGGCACGGTCCTGGAGGCCGACGGCGGAGCCCGGCTGGTCTCGCTGGGCTGA
- a CDS encoding ComEA family DNA-binding protein, translated as MFEQSARDPGSPVNDRLSWLADQLSPDASTVGPGGRLIRRWLPGGPAGTGRRWALAGVLAAVVVIILGAVALVGGGPAPEPPPALPSARPAAEARAAPPAGLVISVIGRVRSPGLVTVPQGARVADVLRAVGGPEPGADMGALNLARKVTDGEQLAVGIPAPPAAPDAPQADAKVDLNTATADQLDTLPGVGAVMAKRIVQWRTDHGGFTKVEQLRDVDGIGESKFQKLREKVTVG; from the coding sequence GTGTTCGAGCAGTCCGCCCGGGATCCGGGCTCTCCCGTCAACGACCGGCTCTCCTGGCTGGCCGACCAGCTGTCGCCCGATGCGAGCACGGTCGGCCCGGGCGGCCGGTTGATCCGGCGCTGGCTGCCGGGTGGACCGGCCGGTACCGGCCGCCGCTGGGCACTGGCCGGCGTCCTCGCAGCGGTCGTGGTGATCATCCTCGGCGCGGTCGCCCTCGTGGGCGGCGGTCCGGCGCCCGAGCCACCGCCCGCGCTGCCCAGCGCCAGACCGGCGGCGGAGGCGCGCGCCGCGCCACCGGCGGGTCTGGTGATCAGCGTGATCGGCCGTGTCCGGTCGCCGGGCCTGGTCACGGTGCCCCAGGGCGCCCGGGTGGCGGACGTGCTGCGAGCGGTGGGCGGCCCCGAGCCGGGAGCGGACATGGGCGCACTGAACCTGGCCCGCAAGGTAACGGACGGCGAGCAGCTGGCGGTCGGCATCCCGGCGCCGCCGGCAGCTCCGGACGCCCCGCAGGCCGACGCAAAGGTCGACCTCAACACGGCAACGGCGGACCAGCTGGACACGCTCCCCGGAGTAGGCGCGGTGATGGCCAAGCGCATCGTCCAGTGGCGCACCGACCACGGCGGCTTCACCAAGGTCGAGCAGCTGCGCGACGTCGATGGCATCGGAGAAAGCAAGTTCCAGAAACTGCGGGAGAAGGTGACGGTCGGATGA